The window TAAATTGTAAATTCATTAATACAAAATAGGAGGATAGAAAATGAGATTAATAATCACAGAAAAAAATATCGGAGATTGGGCAGCAGTACACGTAGCTACAAGAATACTTGAAGCAAAACCAACTGCAGAAAAACCATTTGTTTTAGGATTACCTACAGGAGGAACTCCAGTTGGAATGTACAAAAGATTAGTACAATTCTACAAAGATGGAATCTTATCTTTTGAAAATGTTGTAACATTCAATATGGACGAATATGTTGGACTTGACAAAGACAATGAACAAAGTTACTGGAGATATATGCACGATAATTTATTCGACCACGTTAACATCAAACCTGAAAACGTTAATATGTTAAACGGAATGGTTAAAGGTGTTGAAGAAGAAGAGGAAGAATGCAGAAGATATGAAGAAAAAATCGCTTCTTATGGAGGAATTGATTTATTCGTAGGAGGAATTGGACCAGACGGACATATCGCATTCAACGAACCAGGATCATCTTTATCTTCAAGAACTAGAAGTAAAGAATTAACAAAAGATACTATAATAGCTAACTCAAGATTCTTCGGAGGAGATTTAAACAAAGTTCCTAAAACATCTTTAACTGTTGGTGTTGGAACTGTTATGGACGCTAAAGAAGTTTTAATTCTTGTTAACGGAGCATCAAAAGCAAGAGCATTACGTCACGCAGTTGAAGAAGGAGTAAATCATATGTGGACT of the Fusobacterium perfoetens genome contains:
- the nagB gene encoding glucosamine-6-phosphate deaminase, which codes for MRLIITEKNIGDWAAVHVATRILEAKPTAEKPFVLGLPTGGTPVGMYKRLVQFYKDGILSFENVVTFNMDEYVGLDKDNEQSYWRYMHDNLFDHVNIKPENVNMLNGMVKGVEEEEEECRRYEEKIASYGGIDLFVGGIGPDGHIAFNEPGSSLSSRTRSKELTKDTIIANSRFFGGDLNKVPKTSLTVGVGTVMDAKEVLILVNGASKARALRHAVEEGVNHMWTISALQMHRRGIIVSDEDATLELKVGTYRYFKDIEGANLDTDKLLADFYAKYSK